The window CGGCAACGCCGTCTCGTTCGTGTCGGTGCTGAGCCTGCCGTACATGCTGGAGCGTCTGGTCCCGCAGCTGAGCGCGGCGGTCGACGGCGACACGGCCACGAAGGTCACCGAGCCGACGTCCTGACGACGTCCGCGAGGAACCCGGCGGATGTATACAGAGGGCCGGGGCCACGGGCGAGCCGTGACCCCAGGCCCGCTGTGTCACGCACATGACGTCGGCCCCGGCTGTGTCACGCGACACGCTCGCGACACGAGACCCTGAAAGTATGATCAACCAATGTCTGACATGACCGAAACCACGCCCGGCTGGCTGCCCCACGACGAACTGGAGCAGGCGCGCGCCCGCATGCCGATCCTGTACGTGGAGGCCGTACCGGTCCGCGTCGACGACAGCGGCGAAGTCACCAGCATCGGGCTGCTGCTCCGCATCGGGTCGGACGGGACGGTCAGCCGCGCGCTCGTCTCCGGCCGGGTGCTGCACCACGAGCGGGTGCGGGACGCCCTGCTGCGCCATCTGGAGAAGGACCTCGGCCCGGTCGCACTCCCCCGCGTCCCTGCCTCGCTGCAGCCCTTCACCGTCGCCGAGTACTTCCCGACGCTCGGGGTCACGCCGTTCCACGACCCCCGCCAGCACGCGGTGTCGCTCGCCTACATCGTCCCGGTGTCCGGTGACTGCCGTCCCCGGCAGGACGCTCTCGACCTGGTCTGGTTCACTCCCGAGGAGGCCGCGTCCCCCGTGGTCATCAACGAGATGCCGGGCGGCACCGGAGCCCTTCTCAAGCAGGCCCTCGCGCACATCGGCCACCTGTCCTGACGGCGAGCGCTCGTCCTGCCCCGGAGTTCTCAGAGTTCGAGAGCGACGAACCCGTCCGGCTCGTCCGGTGCCGGGGCCGTCACGGTGTAGCCGAAGCGATCCTTCAGGCCCGTGACGTCCCACAGCGCCGCTCGGTCGCGGTAGTTGAAGACGAGTTCCTTCTCGTCGCCGCCGTGCTTGAGGATCCGGGCGATCGCGATCTCGTTGGGATGGTCGTGCCGCGCGCCGCTGGTCGATATCAGATAGCGGTCGCAGTCGATCAGGTCGAGCAGTTCGTTCGAGAGGTTGTGGTCGCTGCCGTGGTGGGCGACCTTGAGGAGGTCGACGTGCATCCGTCCGCCCTCCGCCTCGGCCCGGGGCCGTATCGACGCCACCAGCCGGCGGTCGTCCGCGTCACCGGTGAGGACGATCCGCTTGTCCTCGAACTCGAAGAGCAGGCCTATGCTCGACACGTTCGTCTTCGACGTGTCCGGCTTGAACACCGACGCCGCGAGCCGGTCCACGTTCACCCCGCCGAAGTGCTCGAAGCCCGGCACCGGGGGGTTCTCGTCGGGATCCCGGCCGGGGATCAGACCGTGTCTGGCGCATTCCGCTGTCCAGGCGGGCGCCAGCTTCTCCAGCTGTCTGCGGTCGGGTGAGAGCACGTCCATCGTGGAGCCGTCGTCGAACCACGCGAGTTCCCGGCCGACCTCGACACTGCGTCCGCCGAACGCGTCGTTCCACGGCACCTTCTGTTCCAGCAGGGCGCTGGTGAGCTTCTCCCCGTCCTGGGCACCGAACCCCTCGGCGTCGAGGAGGTGGTCGAAGCCGTTGAACCACACGTCCCCGAACTCCACCGACCGGTCGAGGTCGTCCAGCAGGGCGAGCACGCCGAGGATGTGGTCCTGGTCGACATGGGTGACGACGAGGACGTCGACCTGACCGTCGAGCCCGGCGAGCGTGGGCTTGATCAGCGGGTACGTGCCCGAGCGGCCGCCGTCGACGAGGATCCTGCGTACGAAGCCGCCGTCGCCGTATTCCAGGAGCAGGCAGTCGCCGTCCTCGCCGGGCATCATCGTGAACCGGATCATTGCTGTCTCCCTCGCAGAGCGACGATCACGAACGGCTCGCGCATGTCGACACGCCACGACAGGCGGCGGGCCTGTTCGAGCCGCGCGGCGCACCCGGGGTCGTCGGGGAACTCGGAGAGCCCGTGGATGAGGCGGCTCAGGCCCAGGGTGAAGACCGGCACTCCGCGGTCGAAGGCCTCGACCAGGGCGTCCCGCGCCGCCTCACGCTCCGGCTCGGTGTGGGCGCGGCGCAGATGCCGCATGGCCCAGAGGAGGGATCCGTCGCTCATCCAGTCGAACTCGTGCCGCAGCCGGGACAGCCACGGGTCCCAGCGGTGCGGCCGCTCGGTCAGCTCGCTGCCGACGAGGACGTAGGCGCCCGCCACCGCCGCGAGCGGGTTGGTCATCCTGCCGTCGTAGAGCATGGTCTCCGCGTCCCTGACCAGCGTCGCCGCCGCGTCGAAGGCGCCCCGGGCCATATACGCCAGGGCGGGCCCCACCCGGCTGTCCCGTACGGACACCGAGACGGCACTGCCGGTCGGGCTCTGCCGTTCGTTGACGAGGACCTCGATCTGCGCGGCACCCCAGGGCGCGGGCAGGGTGACGACGTACTCGGTGCCGGCCAGCGAGACGACCAGGAACTGGCGCGGGCCCAGGGGCACGTCGAGTGTGCGGTCGCCCCGCTCGTCGACCGGTCCGTGCTCGCCGAAGCGGTACAGCCGTGCGGCGGCGTCGCCCAGTTCGAGACTGGCGACGGAGTGCGGTTCGGAGCGGGCGATCTCGAACGCGACCAGTTGCCTCGCGGGCCCGTCGGTCAGCCGGAGCATCGCCGGGAACTGCCAGCTCGTCGGCTTCGGGTCGCCGACCCAGGCCGCGTGTCCGGGTTCGATGAACGCGCCGCGCTCCCAGGTCCCGGACCGCGAGCCCAGGGAGCGGGGCACGGGAATCGTGAGCCCGTCGTGGTAGGCCCCGTAGGACTCGATGTTGCCCATGAGGTGCTGCCAGGAGTGGGACGCGAAGGGCGAGGCCGCCGGGCGGAGCGTCACCTGCTTCTCGTCGCCGTCCGCCACCTCGGCGTCCTTGGAGAGCACGACCCCGGAGGGCAGTGTGGCGGACACGATGTAGTGGCCGGGGTCGACCTCGAACCGCGCCGGAGGTGCCGTGGTCCCGCAGGGGAAGAGGACGGCACGGTGGCCGGGGCCACTGCCCTCGGACGGGTAGATGTTGCCGACCACCTTCGCCCCGTCGGCGAGGTCGGCTTCGTGGAGGCTCAGTTCGACATTGACGCTCAGGCCCGCGCTCATGGCTTCTCCAACTTCACGCGGCGGAACACCGGACGTACGGTGACGGACTTCGTCCGCACGTCCTGGTCGCCGAGTCTGGCCTCGAAGTCGTAGTCCCCGAAGCGCAGTTCGATGGCCCACTCGCTCTCCGGATCCTCGCCGTCGACATCGCCCGCGGCCCGGTGCAGCCTCTCAAGACCGTCTTCGCGGCAGACGAACTCGG is drawn from Streptomyces liliifuscus and contains these coding sequences:
- a CDS encoding NUDIX hydrolase family protein; amino-acid sequence: MTETTPGWLPHDELEQARARMPILYVEAVPVRVDDSGEVTSIGLLLRIGSDGTVSRALVSGRVLHHERVRDALLRHLEKDLGPVALPRVPASLQPFTVAEYFPTLGVTPFHDPRQHAVSLAYIVPVSGDCRPRQDALDLVWFTPEEAASPVVINEMPGGTGALLKQALAHIGHLS
- a CDS encoding ComEC/Rec2 family competence protein, with the protein product MIRFTMMPGEDGDCLLLEYGDGGFVRRILVDGGRSGTYPLIKPTLAGLDGQVDVLVVTHVDQDHILGVLALLDDLDRSVEFGDVWFNGFDHLLDAEGFGAQDGEKLTSALLEQKVPWNDAFGGRSVEVGRELAWFDDGSTMDVLSPDRRQLEKLAPAWTAECARHGLIPGRDPDENPPVPGFEHFGGVNVDRLAASVFKPDTSKTNVSSIGLLFEFEDKRIVLTGDADDRRLVASIRPRAEAEGGRMHVDLLKVAHHGSDHNLSNELLDLIDCDRYLISTSGARHDHPNEIAIARILKHGGDEKELVFNYRDRAALWDVTGLKDRFGYTVTAPAPDEPDGFVALEL